The following nucleotide sequence is from Leptolyngbya sp. SIO1E4.
ACGCGGCGGGCAATTTCTGGGAAGAGGTAGCCCGCTTTCAGTTTCAAGTAATTCTCGTTGATCGTGACCATAGATGAATGAAATTCTCTTGCGGTGTTGTAGATCAGCTTACTTCGAACTGGGGTGCCGCGATTCTATAAGTTGCGGCTCTAGTCAAGACAGGCCGATGCAGGAAATATCAATAGCCCTGTTCATTTGAGTTCAGGACATCTGGGTCAAGATGGGGCTAGGGTATGTCTTATCTGAATGCAAACCCCTTAATTTTTCAGGGTAACGTCACTGTAATGACCTGCATACCCCTGCCTAGACTCGTTTGCAGATTCCTGCTGGTTACATCAACGAGACTTTCAATCCATACAGTAAAAACTTCACTAGCAATATACCCTCCACAATCAGGGCTGTCTTCCTAATATCTTCATATTGTTTTGTTCTAATGGTGCCATTCACTTAGATGATTTCATCGTGAAGACCAATGACTACTTCTCTCCAACGTCAAGATATAAGCTCATGGGAGAGATTCTGTAATTGGGTGACTAGCATCGAAAACCGACTCTATGTTGGCTGGTTCGGTGTCTTAATGATCCCACTTCTCGGAGTCTCTATCAGCGTTTTCGTAACAGCGTTTATCGCTGCTCCTCCTGTTGACATTGATGGCATTCGTGAGCCACTCGCTGGTTCGCTGCTCTATGGCAACAACATCATTACTGGAGCTGTGGTTCCCTCGTCTAATGCAATTGGCCTGCATTTTTATCCAATTTGGGAGGCTGCATCTCTTGATGAATGGCTCTACAACGGTGGGCCTTATCAAATGATCGCTTTTCACTACATTCCGGCCCTACTTTGTTACATGGGTCGAGAGTGGGAGTTGAGCTATCGCTTAGGGATGCGCCCTTGGATTTGCGTGGCCTATTCTGCGCCAGTGGCTGCAACCTCCTCTGTATTTCTGATTTACCCCATTGGTCAGGGCAGCTTCTCTGATGGCCTACCGATGGGCATCAGCGGGACATTCAACTTTATGTTCGTCTTCCAGGCAGAGCATAATATCCTGATGCACCCGTTCCATATGCTAGGGGTTGCAGGGGTGTTAGGAGGATCCTTGTTCTGTGCTATGCACGGTTCTCTGGTCACTTCTAGCCTCATTCGCGAGACCACCGATCTCCAATCCCAAAACGACGGCTACAAGTTTGGTCAAGAAGCTGAAACTTATAATATCCTTGCAGCTCACGGATATTTCGGTCGCTTGATCTTCCAATATGCCAGCTTTAATAACTCACGCTGGCTACACTTCTTCCTGGCAGCATGGCCGGTTGTGTGTATTTGGTTTGTAGCCCTGGGTATTAGCACCATGGCCTTTAACCTCAACGGATTCAACTTCAATCACTCCATCCTTGATTCTCAAGGGCGCGTGTTACCTAGTTGGGCCGATGTGGTCAATAGGGCTAACTTAGGCTTTGAAGTTCTGCATGAGCGCAACGCTCACAACTTCCCTCTAGATTTAGCAAGCGGAACTGAAGTTCCAGTTGCCTATACGGCTCCTGTAATTCCCGCTTAGACCAAGGTTTCCTTGGACGAAATGCGTCAAACATAGAGCGTCTTCCCACAAGGAAGGCGCTTTTCTTATGGCTAAGGGACTGGTATGGGATGCTTTCACAATGTCTATCGAACGCTTATTGTGATCGCTATAGCCCCTTAAAACCCTCTGATGGAAATCACACAACTGCTCCCTAGCGAACTGACGCCAGCCAATGGGCTGGCAGCACTCCAGGCAAACAATGGGCAGGAATTTGTCCAACTGTTTGACCATGGCACGTTAGCAATCGAATATTACAGACCCGAGAAGTATGATCGCCAGCAGCCCCATGAGCGGGACGAAGTTTACGTGGTCGCCTCAGGAACCGGATACTTTGTCAATGGCGAAACTCGGCATCCTTTCAAGCCGGGTCAGGTGTTGTTTGTGCCTGCAGGTGTCGTTCATCACTTCGAAGACTTCACCGATGATTTTGCGACCTGGGTTTTCTTCTACGGGCCGGTGGGGGGTGAAAGTAAAGGGGAAGTGTGATCAATTGGCTGTGATGAGTCCAACAAAATCGCTGCATTGCCGCTGATAAACTCTCCATTTATGGACTATCGCTTTCAATTTCAGGTTATTTGGCAAAATCTGGACCTCCTGGTGTTGGGGGTCTGGCTGACCTTTAAACTCTCAGCGCTGGCAACGGTTTTGGGACTATGTGTCGGCATGTTGGGAGCCATTGCTCGGATTTCAGGGAACTGGCTGCTGCAGGCGATCGCCACTGGCTATGTTGAGGCCATTCGAAACACACCTTTTTTGGTGCAGTTGCTGTTCATATTTTTTGGCATCTCTACGCTGGGGCCAAAACTCGGTGCCGATCAGGCCGCATTACTGGCGCTGACTATCAATTTTGGCGCCTATGCCACAGAAATTATTCGCGGCGGCATTTTAGGTATTCAACAGGGACAAATTGAGGCAGGCATGTCGCTGGGGTTTAAGCGGCTACAAGTCTTTCGCCATATTGTTCTCCCTCCGGCGATCGCCACTATCTATCCTGCCTTAACCAGCCAAGTGGTCTTGCTGATGCTGCTTTCTAGCGTGGTGTCTCAAATCTCGGCAGAGGAGTTGACCTTTACCGGAAATTTCTTGCGATCACGCACCTTCCGAGACTTTGAGGTATATCTGGCGATCGCACTCATCTATGCCGTTCTGGCACTGAGCCTTAAGCTGATTGCCCATCTCCTTCAGAAACGACTCTTTCGATTCCAAAGATATCTCTAGACAGCATGCGCGACTTTACCTATGCCGAAATCATCTTCGCCCTCCTCTGGGCAACCCGTTGGACAATTCTGTTGTCTGCCATCGCCTTCATCTGCGGAGGGGCGACTGGGATTTTGATGACTCTAATGCGCATTTCACCCCTCCGACCTATTCAGTTCGTTGGGCTGGTCTACATTGAAATCATCCAGGGCATTCCCTTACTGATTCAGTTTTTGCTGGCTTTCTTTGGCCTCAGCGTCATCGGCATTGAAATCTCATCGTGGGCCGCCGCAACTCTGGCCTTAACAACCTTCACGAGTGCGTTTCTGGCAGATATCTGGCGAGGGTCTATTCAAGCGATTCCCAAAGGTCAGTGGGAGGCCTCTTCGGC
It contains:
- a CDS encoding amino acid ABC transporter permease, coding for MRDFTYAEIIFALLWATRWTILLSAIAFICGGATGILMTLMRISPLRPIQFVGLVYIEIIQGIPLLIQFLLAFFGLSVIGIEISSWAAATLALTTFTSAFLADIWRGSIQAIPKGQWEASSALSLNYFQQLGLVILPQAVRTSVPPTVGFLVQVIKGTSLASAIGFIELARSATNITNVTFEPFLVYLSTAIIYFLICFPISILSRRLEKRLAYD
- a CDS encoding cupin domain-containing protein, which produces MEITQLLPSELTPANGLAALQANNGQEFVQLFDHGTLAIEYYRPEKYDRQQPHERDEVYVVASGTGYFVNGETRHPFKPGQVLFVPAGVVHHFEDFTDDFATWVFFYGPVGGESKGEV
- a CDS encoding amino acid ABC transporter permease — encoded protein: MDYRFQFQVIWQNLDLLVLGVWLTFKLSALATVLGLCVGMLGAIARISGNWLLQAIATGYVEAIRNTPFLVQLLFIFFGISTLGPKLGADQAALLALTINFGAYATEIIRGGILGIQQGQIEAGMSLGFKRLQVFRHIVLPPAIATIYPALTSQVVLLMLLSSVVSQISAEELTFTGNFLRSRTFRDFEVYLAIALIYAVLALSLKLIAHLLQKRLFRFQRYL
- the psbA gene encoding photosystem II q(b) protein, with translation MTTSLQRQDISSWERFCNWVTSIENRLYVGWFGVLMIPLLGVSISVFVTAFIAAPPVDIDGIREPLAGSLLYGNNIITGAVVPSSNAIGLHFYPIWEAASLDEWLYNGGPYQMIAFHYIPALLCYMGREWELSYRLGMRPWICVAYSAPVAATSSVFLIYPIGQGSFSDGLPMGISGTFNFMFVFQAEHNILMHPFHMLGVAGVLGGSLFCAMHGSLVTSSLIRETTDLQSQNDGYKFGQEAETYNILAAHGYFGRLIFQYASFNNSRWLHFFLAAWPVVCIWFVALGISTMAFNLNGFNFNHSILDSQGRVLPSWADVVNRANLGFEVLHERNAHNFPLDLASGTEVPVAYTAPVIPA